The nucleotide sequence GGCAGGGTATGCACCAGAATTAATAAGTGGCTTTGCATAAGTGACTGGATAAAGACAGCCACTGAAAAGATTCTGGAGTTTCAAGGGCTTTGGTAACTGTGTATCTGCTTCACAGTTGTGCCAGGTGCCTTAGACTGAGAGGACTCCTAGTGCCTGGTGTCACTTGCGAGTTCTCCTGAAGTCACCACTGAGCttgttggagaaaaaaattatttagtcATATCTGGACCATAAATTGAATGTACTCAGAGATCAAGGATAATCTTGCTGATGAGCTACAAATAGAAGTAActgaaaagaaagtatttgtcATCATTTAACTGAATTGCATATTCTGCACACTGAGATAGGCAATAGTGCTGATGAGATACTGGATATTGGAAAATAATCATTTGGGTCAGAGTCACCTATGCAAGTAATCTGGCCCAGGGAGAATATGTAGGTGAGGAAATTAAATGCcagtattttgtgttttttcaggaaataaaacatcCTATGGTTTCTGAGGGTAGCTCAGACATCCGTCAAAGGTGACTTTCCTTGACTTAGGTTATATGGGATCAAAGGGAAACCACAAGGTAGGAATACTGCAGCTGAGCAAAAACCTCACAGCAAATTATCTTAGGAATTTTCCACCTTCACAAAAtagttgttttggggtttttttaatttgatgaaGTGTTTTGGAGAAGCCAGATCCAGCCTTTGCTTTCCTAAGTCAtccttggcagcagctgggttGCTGACTTCTAGTACTGGGAGAGCATTTATGCTGTTCAGAAAACTGCTGTTCTGGCAGAGCAACTACATTTCAGCAGCTTGCCAAACATGAATGTGATAGAAGGATCATATTTCACTCCTATCCTCAGCTATTCTTTACAGCAATGAGATGGTGATTAAGAATCTGTTTCTTTACTAGCAAGACTCACAGTAAGTAGGATCCTTTCCTTGGATGTGCATCAGGTAGCTGCACTTAGAATTATGATCCAGCTGCTTGGGGCCCTCTCAAAAGGCTTCCTGTCTCCCTCTGGCCTCTTAACTCACTTGTCCAGACAActccttttcctgaaaataagTCCCAGCAGTCCAAGGCCGGTCCTAAAATCCCCACAACCAGGATTCCCAACTTTTCTTTATTCTCCAAGGATCTACCATTTTAGCATTCAGGAGTACATGACGTTACTAAACCAACTGTTCTTTATGAAGGCAAAGAAGTGCATAACAAGACAGTAGTATACAGCCCTGTTCTCCTATTTCCCCCAGGTGTTTTGGTGGACTTAAGTCAGAGTCCTCTGCACCATACAGagtatgttttttttctccaaaactgGTTTTCCCACCTTCAGATTAATCTTCCTGGTGTACTACAATGCCAGGGGATTGCAGTACTTCATCAGATACTTTATTGTTTTGGTTAATACCTTActaaaatttgaatttaaaaagttGGGGGTGGCATAACTTTCAAAATAACCAATTATTCATTCAAGGGTACCTCCATTTTACAGGACAATTAACATATAAAACAACATATGTTCAGCTTCAGGCCTGCATCCCAGCATCTGGATTTCTCAGCTCCGTCTGGCATCTAATAAAAGAACAAAGCCTCAGAAATTCAactcagaaagcaaaataatttttatacatttatcACAGCCATATAGAGATGTATTCACATTGCTTGAGACCGTGAATACGAAATACATGGGTCTCCCGAAGCAGCCATAACAAGCACTATTGTTTTGATTGATAATcgtgaatcatagaatcatagaatggcttgttttggaaggaaccttaaaaatGGTCTCGTTCCAACCACATTGCCTTGGACATggccaccttccactagaccagattgcttgctcagagcccaatccaacccagccttgaacacttccgCAGATGTTGCATCCACAAATTCCAgaggcaacctgctccagtgcctcactaaattctcaggaaagaatttcttcctaatatctagtctaaacctactctttttcagtttgaagccattcccccttgtcctgccactacatgcccttgtaaaaagaTCCTCTctatctttcttgtaggctcccttcaagTACtagaaggctgcaattaggtcaccctgacattttctcttctccaggcagaacaatCCCAATTAtgtcagcctttcctcataggagaggcGCTCCATCTCTTTAATcaacttggtggcctcctctggactcactgcaacaggtccatgtccttcctgtgctggggaagtTTGCTTTTTGGAAGGATTTCTCTCTATCTGCAGTCTCTGTAGTCCCACAGCTCAGAAAAGAGATGCATGTGCCAAAGCACCAAAGGGATTAGGGCCTATGACACTTGATAACCCTGTGCTCTTTCTTACACATATTTCTGTTGTTTGAGATGCTCACTAGGTTGTTTTCTGTCTGGAATGTAAAGGGctggtggtgtttgtttttgttaccctcattccccctttccctgctccgGGCAGGAAAGTGCTTGCAGCTCTGCCTCATAGGTTGGCAGGAAATTTAAGACGGCAGTAAGCTGCTGCTCGGACCACCcccagactttttttcctgttcatgcAGGAGACTATTTAATTGAGGACTGATTTGTCTAACTTACTCATTGACGCTCAGCAGTACCTACCTAAGCAGTGGCAgtgattttttccctcccttcctcgTCTTCTGGACAAACTCCCCACAAtgaagatgctgctgctcctgtctgctctgctctctgctgccctgctagccagcacagcccctccaACTTGCTACTCGAGGGTGTTGTCTCTGAGCAAGGAAATCACAGAGTCCTTTAAGGAGTTGCAGACCTCCAAAACTGTGGTGAGCCCACCTAAAAACAGCTCCTGAACAGACATTGCAGGTTGCCACTTCTGACACAGTTTTCTCTCAAAACAAAATTGCaacaggtttttcttctttcctgcagGACTCATGTGTGGAGACGCTGCCCAGGCTGTACTTGGACATACACGTAAGTTTGCACACTTCTTTCTTACTGTTGTGCAGTAAAAGCAGTTAATGAAAAGAGAGAATAGCTCTTAATATTATATCCCAGGGGAGtgattttaaaggatttttaaaagcttaattAACCAGACAGATGAGTGACCAAAAATAATCTCAGTTTGAACTTTATTAAAATCCTTATGAACTTTCTGAGATTTTACttgattaaaaattttaaaatgaggaaatcaatatttttaagttATTACCATATGCACACTATTAATTTACTGTGGCAGAGCctttacagaaattaaatatgtgCAACAAAACTTTGAATAAtagtttaaaagaagaaatccaGAATAAACTTTTTTCACTTAATAAATCTACTTCATTTTATATCCTGAGTGGTTCTTGGTGTgtagttttaataaaaatcagtgcAGGAATACCTTGctggcattttctcttttaaatagcTGCTTGTTGaatccagaaaaaaagtgtGCCTGAGGATACAGAAGTGTGATACTGAGAAAAAACAGCAGTAGCTGTCTCCTAGCTAAGACAAAATAACCTCCGGCACACAGTTAGTGTCATAGTGTTCTGCAGTGAGATATGTGAtgtattttgcttctttttccagtgctcaacagagtaaataaaaaccagaaaatttcaGACAAAAGAAATGTCTGACACATTTTCTGTAAGCACTACACCAAGTCTTGTAATTCAGGACACTCTTGATCCCAATTCCAGAGCTGCCAGTGTCTCACATCATGGCAAAGACCAAGAAATGTGAGTccagtgcctcagtttccctggcTTTAAAGCAAAAGCTGGGGTATTTATTTACCTGCTTCACAAAGATGTTGTGAAGTTCATGTTGTCTGTGCTTTATTTTGGTAGCACAAAGTCTGAGGtaaaaattactctgaaaaaCTCAGGACTGGTAGTCACGGTTTCACCTATTGTACCGGAAGAGAGGAATCGAGTCTGTGAGACCTTGATAATCTGTTCATCTGCTAAATCAGGTGCTCTCTAAAAAGTGAAATAGTGCACCTATTCTGTAGAATACTCCACCTACTACAGGAGCAATTTGATTGTATTGGCACTGCTACCTCCTAAAGCCTGTGAGAAATAAGCTGGCAGACTAAGACTGTATATATGCAATTTTCCGAGCACTTATTTGGACCAAACATCTTTGTCATAAAATATTGATGATGAATTTTCATAACTAAAGGCTGCATAGGTTACATGTACATCGAGGTAGGAATTCAAGGTTCCCCCACAGCAGTAAGAATTTTGGAAGTGGTGGATGAGAAACATGAATCTGTATTTGTGCAGGGTTACACAGACCTCTTTTGCATGCTTTGCAGAATTACTGTGTGTTGGCAAAACTCCGTGATTTTGTGGCCTACCCCGGATGTGACAGAGTGGTTGAAGTGAataaactgaaggaaaaagccCGGAGCCTGTACACCATCTTGATCTCCTACTGTAGAAGGGTAGGTCAAGATGCTTCAATGCATCAACAGGGACAGAGTCCCTGCTTTTAGTCGTTTTTGTCTCCACACTGTCCCCTGACCAGCAAAACTGGATCAGGCCCAAGCTTCTCAATGCTTCCTCCTCTCATAAATGttagtcttccttttttttttttttttttgtttctccaggACCTGGTGTTCCTCACTGATGACTGTAATGCTCTGGAAATTCCCATTTCACCTCCCATTGAACACTCCATCACTGAGAGCTAAAAGACAGTTAAACCCAAAAGTTATGCCTGGGAAATTTTCAACGTGACCAAAAGTCAAGATATGTATATGCAGTCTATAACATCAACAACTAAGATCTTTTTCAAGCACACTCGCAATATAATCTCGGACCCACCCATTTTTCTCTGCCTTGGCAGGAAATGAATTGCATACCTTGCATACCTACTGAGCTGCTAGGGAACCTACCATTAGGGAGCAGTTTTTCATTTGGCAAGGTATGATATTTCAGCTTAGCCAAACGTATAAAGTATGTTTTGTTTAAACATCAGAAActagattttttatttttactcttttatgAATAACTAGActcatataaagaaaaaaaccgTGTGATTAACATTCTCTCTTGACTTAGCTGTTTTTCTTGTATTAGATGGGCATGGATGGGACCATATTTGTTTTTCGTAGGATGTTTAATAGAAGAACGTATAGTAACGTTGTACTGGCAGATTTCTCTGCCTGAATAGCTCAAATATATATCTTGATAGTTTTTGATGTCAGATTTGTGAGATTAGAGGTGACAAAAAATGTGTCTGTGgaaaactaaataaaaacagTCTTCTAATCCAAGATGCTTGTGTTGCAACATGTCTTTCAAGATCAAGCTGAAAGGTGTCATTCTTATAAACTTACTTTTCACATTCACTTGCAAGTTGTTTTTCCCAGCATAACCTTTGTTTCCATAGCAGTGCA is from Corvus moneduloides isolate bCorMon1 chromosome 5, bCorMon1.pri, whole genome shotgun sequence and encodes:
- the CYTL1 gene encoding cytokine-like protein 1 isoform X1, with product MKMLLLLSALLSAALLASTAPPTCYSRVLSLSKEITESFKELQTSKTVDSCVETLPRLYLDIHNYCVLAKLRDFVAYPGCDRVVEVNKLKEKARSLYTILISYCRRDLVFLTDDCNALEIPISPPIEHSITES
- the CYTL1 gene encoding cytokine-like protein 1 isoform X2 encodes the protein MKMLLLLSALLSAALLASTAPPTCYSRVLSLSKEITESFKELQTSKTDSCVETLPRLYLDIHNYCVLAKLRDFVAYPGCDRVVEVNKLKEKARSLYTILISYCRRDLVFLTDDCNALEIPISPPIEHSITES